The following are from one region of the Nicotiana tabacum cultivar K326 chromosome 3, ASM71507v2, whole genome shotgun sequence genome:
- the LOC107807857 gene encoding E3 ubiquitin-protein ligase DIS1 — MNGLAQHTTKPNATVSSSVRELLECPVCLNAMYPPIHQCSNGHTLCSGCKPRVHNRCPTCRHELGNIRCLALEKVAASLELPCKYQSFGCIGIIPYYSKLKHESECSFRPYNCPYAGSECTVIGDIPYLVAHLKDDHKVDMHVGSTFNHRYVKANPHEVENATWMLTVFSCFGQYFCLHFEAFQLGMAPVYIAFLRFLGDDETAKNFSYSLEVGGNGRKMIWQGVPRSVRDSHRKVRDSFDGLIIQRNMALFFSGGDRKELKLRVTGRIWKEQ; from the exons ATGAATGGGCTTGCTCAGCATACAACAAAACCTAATGCGACTGTTTCTAGTAGTGTTCGTGAATTATTGGAATGCCCAGTGTGCTTAAATGCTATGTATCCACCCATTCATCAG TGTTCCAACGGTCACACACTGTGTTCTGGTTGCAAACCTAGGGTGCATAATCGCTGTCCAACATGTCGGCATGAGCTTGGTAATATTCGATGCCTTGCATTAGAGAAGGTTGCTGCATCTCTTGAGCTCCCATGTAAATATCAGAGCTTTGGATGTATAGGAATCATTCCTTACTACAGCAAGCTGAAGCACGAATCTGAATGCTCTTTCAGACCCTATAATTGCCCCTATGCGGGCTCAGAGTGCACCGTCATTGGCGACATCCCATATTTAGTTGCCCATTTGAAAGATGATCACAAAGTTGATATGCATGTCGGCAGTACTTTCAATCATCGTTATGTAAAAGCAAATCCCCATGAAGTGGAAAATGCTACATGGATGCTTACT GTTTTCAGTTGCTTTGGTCAGTACTTCTGTTTACACTTTGAAGCATTTCAACTTGGAATGGCACCAGTTTATATTGCATTTTTACGGTTCTTGGGTGATGATGAAACGGCAAAGAACTTTAGCTACAGTCTTGAAGTTGGAGGCAATGGAAGGAAGATGATTTGGCAAGGGGTACCAAGAAGCGTTAGGGACAGTCACCGTAAGGTTAGAGACAGTTTTGATGGCCTCATTATTCAACGTAATATGGCGCTCTTCTTTTCTGGTGGAGACCGGAAAGAATTGAAGCTTAGAGTTACTGGTAGGATATGGAAAGAACAATGA